Part of the Nevskiales bacterium genome is shown below.
CGCGCAACTCGCCCTACCGGCACCTGCTGCGGCCCAAGTCCGCGGGCGTGGCCTTCGTGCTCAACGCGATGGGCGAGCAGTTCGACGCCATTCTGGACATGACCATCGCCTACACGCCCGGCCAGCGCGCCAGCTTCTGGGACTACCTGTGCGGGCGCGTCGGGCATATCTACGTGCGCATCGAGAAACTGCCGGTGCCGGCGGAGCTGATCGACGGCGATTACCAGAACGACCCCGTATTCCAGCGCCGCTTCCAGCAGTGGATGACCGCGCTGTGGGACCGCAAGGAGAAGCTCATCGACGCCCTGCATGCGCAAATGCAGGCCGGCTGAGCCAGGAGACAGACGATGACAGCGACGACGACACCGGGACGGGTATGGATCACCGGCGGCGGCACCGGCATCGGCCGCGCGCTGGCCCTGCGCATGGCGCGCGCCGGCTGGCAGGTGGCCATCTCCGGGCGGCGCGAGGCGCCGCTGCGGGAGACGCAGGCCATGGCGCAGGGCGCGGCCGGGCGCATCGAGTGCTTCCCCTGCGACGTCACCCATCATGCCGGGGTGCTCAAAACCGTCGAACAGATCGAGGCCGCCCTCGGCGAGCTGGACATGGCGGTGCTCAACGCCGGCACCTATGCCGGCGAGCGCGAGACCCGCTTTTCGGTGGAACTGTTCCGCGAGATCCTCGACACCAACGTGATGGGCGTGGTGCACGGCATCGACGCCGTGCTGCCCGGCTTCTACGCGCGCCGCAAGGGCCAGATCGTGATCGTCGCCAGCGTCGCCGGCTACAGCGGCCTGCCGATGGCGGCGGCCTACGGCGCCAGTAAGGCGGCGCTGATCAACATGGCCGAGAGCCTCAACCTGGACCTGGCGCCGAAGGGAATCAAGGTCACGCTGGTGTGCCCGGGCTTCGTCAAGACCCCGCTCACCGACCAGAACAAATTCCCGATGCCGTTTCTGATGGATGCCGACGCGGCGGCGGAGAAAATGTACGCCGGCATCCTGTCCGGCGCCTTCGAGGTCACCTTCCCCAAGGCGCTGGCGCTGCCGCTCAAGGCCATGCGCAGCCTGCCCTACGCGCTGTACTTCCCGCTGGCACGCAAGGCGACCCAGAAGAAATAGGCTGCCCCGCAGCGCGGGGCCTCAGCGGCCGACGCCGAAATACTCCAGCCCGGCGGCGCGTGCATCCTGCGCGCGGAAGAAATTGCGCGCGTCCACCAGCACCCGGGTGCGCATCTCGCCCGCCAGCCGGCGCAGGTCCAGCCTGGCGTACTGCGCCCACTCGGTGGCCAGCAGCAGCGCGTCGGCTCCCCTGGCCAGCTCGTACACGTCGGCGGCCGACTCCACGCCCAGCGCATCCAGCTCGGGGCGCGCGTTGTCCAGGCCCACCGGATCGTGGGCGCGCACCACCGCGCCGCGCTCGACCAGCAGCCGCACCAGGTCCATGGACGCCGACTCACGCACGTCGTCGGTGTCCGGCTTGAAGGCCAGCCCCAGCACCACGATGGTCTGGCCGCGCAGCAGCTTGAGCGCGGTCTGCAGCTTCTCCACCACTGCGCGACGCTGGCGCTGGTTGACCTCGCAGGCGGCCTCGATGATCGGCATCTGGTAGCTGTACTCGCCGGCCATGGCCATCAGCGCCTTGGTGTCCTTGGGGAAGCAGCTGCCGCCCCAGCCCAGACCGGCATTGAGGAAATGCGGGCCGATGCGGTGATCCAGCCCCATCACGCGCGCCACCTGGGTGATGTCGGCGCCGACGCGCTCGCACAGGCCGCCCATCTCGTTGATGAAGCTGATCTTGGTGGCGAGGAAGGCGTTGCAGGCGTACTTGCTGACCTCGGCGCTGGTGGCGTCGGTGGTGATGTAGCGCGGCAGGCGATAGTCGTCCGGGCGCTTGAGGAAGCTCGGCGGCGTGAAGCTCTGGTCGAGCAGCGGCTTGTACAGGTGGTACATCGCGTCCATGGCATGTTCGGAAGCCGCGCCCACCAGCACGCGGTCGGGATAGAAGCTGTCGGCCAGCGCGCGACCCTCGCGCAGGAACTCGGGATTGGAGGCCATGAACAGCTCCGCCGCCACGCCGCGGTTCTTCAACGCCTGGCGCACGATGTGCTCGACGCGGCGGTTGGTGCCGATCGGCACCGTGGATTTCACCACCAGCGTGTAGCGGCGCCCGTTCTGCAGGCCCTCGGCCAGCGTCGCGGCGGCGGACTCGACCTGGCTGACGTCGGCCTCGCCGTTGGGCTTGGGCGGCGTGCCGACCGCGATCAGGATCACGTCGGCTTCGCCCACCGCGCCGCGCAGGTCGTCGGTGAAGACCACCCCGTCGCGCAGCAGCTGCAGCAGCTCGTCCATGCCGTACTCGTGGATGGGGCTTTTGCCGGAACGCAG
Proteins encoded:
- a CDS encoding SDR family NAD(P)-dependent oxidoreductase; the encoded protein is MTATTTPGRVWITGGGTGIGRALALRMARAGWQVAISGRREAPLRETQAMAQGAAGRIECFPCDVTHHAGVLKTVEQIEAALGELDMAVLNAGTYAGERETRFSVELFREILDTNVMGVVHGIDAVLPGFYARRKGQIVIVASVAGYSGLPMAAAYGASKAALINMAESLNLDLAPKGIKVTLVCPGFVKTPLTDQNKFPMPFLMDADAAAEKMYAGILSGAFEVTFPKALALPLKAMRSLPYALYFPLARKATQKK
- a CDS encoding UDP-glucose/GDP-mannose dehydrogenase family protein, coding for MRVTIVGTGYVGLTTGLTLGYIGHDVTCVDANPEKLRLLRSGKSPIHEYGMDELLQLLRDGVVFTDDLRGAVGEADVILIAVGTPPKPNGEADVSQVESAAATLAEGLQNGRRYTLVVKSTVPIGTNRRVEHIVRQALKNRGVAAELFMASNPEFLREGRALADSFYPDRVLVGAASEHAMDAMYHLYKPLLDQSFTPPSFLKRPDDYRLPRYITTDATSAEVSKYACNAFLATKISFINEMGGLCERVGADITQVARVMGLDHRIGPHFLNAGLGWGGSCFPKDTKALMAMAGEYSYQMPIIEAACEVNQRQRRAVVEKLQTALKLLRGQTIVVLGLAFKPDTDDVRESASMDLVRLLVERGAVVRAHDPVGLDNARPELDALGVESAADVYELARGADALLLATEWAQYARLDLRRLAGEMRTRVLVDARNFFRAQDARAAGLEYFGVGR